The genomic stretch CCTGAAATCCTGGCCGGCGCCCCTCTCTCGCCCAATCCCTTTCCCACGCCTGCTGCCGGACCGGCGCCCGAGCAGGACCCGTTGGAGGTGTCCGCCAGCAACCCTTCAGGCGCCGACCTTGAGGCCTTTCTGGCGCAAGCGGGCATTGCGCCTTTTCCCACGGAATTCGCCAACACCCTCGACGAGAATCCTTGGAGGACTGAGATCGAGGACTTTCTGGGACGCGCTCTGGACACCCCTCCGGCCGAGGGGCGTCCGCCCGGAAAAGGCTGGGCCCATCAGCGCTGGAACGAGTTCCAGCCCATCACCTTCTTCAAGACGGCTCTGGCTGGAGCCCGCGTCAACGGGGGCTTCCGCGACAGCAAGCAGATGCACGGCTATGCGGCTGGAGAGTTCGCTCCCGGCGGCCTCTATCACCGGGTCTACGAGTCGTCGGTACCCGGTTCGCTGACCCTGGACGGCACCACCGCCGGCTTGCCGGTGCAGTTTCACCCCAACTTGCCGGTGCAGGACCACAAGACCTTGTGGACCTTCGACGGGACCTTCCCGCCCAAGCTGCTCAACGTGCGCTACGGGCAGGGCGTCCTGATGCGCCAGTACAATGCCTTGCCCATCGATCCCGCGGCCAACCGGGGTTTCGGATTGCATACCCTGACCACTCACGAGCACAACGGGCACAATCCCGCCGAGAGCGACGGCTACACCAACTCCTTCTTCTTTCCGGGACAGTTCTACGACTATCGATGGCCCATCCAACTGGCCGGATACGACACGATCAACACCACTGCCGACGATCCGCGGGCGTCCTTTCCCTGCTCGCCTGGCGAGACTCTCTTCGTCAACGACGAGGCCATGACCACCCAGACCTGCGACGCCAACGGACGCATCCAGATCCGCGGCGACTGGCGCGAGACCATGAGCACCCACTGGTTCCACGATCACATGCTCGATTTCACCGCCCAGAACGTCTACAAGGGCAGCGCCGTGATGATGAACTACTACAGTGCCCTCGACCGGGGCAATGAAGCCCACAACGACGGCGTCAACCTGCGCCTCCCCAGCGGGACGGCTCTGTCCTGGGGCAACCGCGACTACGACGTCAATCTGCTGGTGGCCGACAAGGCCTGGGATGCCACCGGTCAGCTCTGGTTCAACATCTTCAACCTGGACGGCTTCGTAGGCGACCGCATCCTCACCAACTGGCTCTACAAGCCTTACTTCGAGGTACGGGCGCGCCGCTACCGCTTCCGCATCCTCAACGGCTCGGTTTCACGCTACTTCGCCATCGCCCTGGTCAAGCAGGTGCAGGGCAGCGGAGGCGAGTTCGCAGGGCCTTCGGGATCAGGCGTGTCCTATGACCGGGTGGGCTTCCACATGGTAGCCAACGACGGCAACATCATGGAGCATGCCGTGCCCTTTGACGGCAGCATGGACCTGGACGGCGACGGCAGCACGCAGGACAACAACGCCATCCTGCCCACTCAGGGCATCGCCGAGCGCTACGACATCGTGGTTGACTTCGCCTCTCAGGGCATCCAGCCGGGCGACAAGCTCTATTTCGTCAACATCCTCGAGCACCAGGACGGCCAAGAGGCCGGACGCAAGGTCTCCCTTTCCAGCATCCTCTCCGGCGACTACTTCGACGGCGGCAGCGGCGGCGGCTGGGGAGGCGGCGGAAGCTGGGGGGGCGGCGGCAGCATCCCCGATCCCGGCTTCGACCCCGGCATCGGACGCTTCCTGGAGCTGCGAGTGGTTTCCTACGGCGGCACCGACCTGAGCATGGACCCTCACGACTTCGAGCCCGGCCTTCAGAAGATGATCCCGCTGGCCATCGACCGCAACGATCCCCAGTTGCAGACCGCGTTGCGCCGCGAGTTCGAGTTCCGAGGCTTCGGCAGCGACGAGGTCCCCTGGACCATCGCCACCGACGGCGGACAGGGACTGGGCATGGATCCGCGCCGCATCTCGGCGGCGCCCCGCCTGGCCACCGGCCCCACCATGGCAGGCTTCGACGGAACCGGGCCCAACGGCGACGATGAACTGGGCACGCTCGAGATCTGGCACATCGACGGCGGCTTCGGATGGAGCCATCCGGTCCACGTCCACTTCGAGGAGGGCGTCATCCTGCAGCGCGACGGGAGAACGCCGCCCGAGTGGGAGATGTGGGCCCGCAAGGACGTCTACCGCATCGGACCCGAAGACGACAGCGGACGCGACGTCACCATGGCCATCCGCTTCCGCGAGTTCGCCGGAACCTACATGGAGCACTGTCACAACACCCAGCACGAAGACCACGCCATGCTATTGCGCTGGGATATCGAGCACCCCGGGCAGATCAAGCTGATGCCCGCTCCCATCCCCACCTGGGACGGAGTCGAGTACGTCGATTCGGCGGCCCTGCCCACTTTCCGCACCGGCTGCGACGGAAGCGGAGGAAGCTGGGGCGACGACTGTGACGGCGGAGGCGGCTGGGGTGGCGGCTGGTAGCTGCGCTTTCCAGCAAAACACCGCTGCGGGGAGCCGTTGATTTTAAAAAGCGGCTCCCCGCATTCC from Acidobacteriota bacterium encodes the following:
- a CDS encoding multicopper oxidase domain-containing protein, encoding MFVTWLVATLCLGLGVIGLASVLDDFGPPPPGDPSAFTGPLIGLQWAVDFLAGLPDANLGAFEGGNTGTAEDPGENNFLSENEVDSGRQFDIPTGGPLSPLFGAGEFEQKMLRFEEFGPEILAGAPLSPNPFPTPAAGPAPEQDPLEVSASNPSGADLEAFLAQAGIAPFPTEFANTLDENPWRTEIEDFLGRALDTPPAEGRPPGKGWAHQRWNEFQPITFFKTALAGARVNGGFRDSKQMHGYAAGEFAPGGLYHRVYESSVPGSLTLDGTTAGLPVQFHPNLPVQDHKTLWTFDGTFPPKLLNVRYGQGVLMRQYNALPIDPAANRGFGLHTLTTHEHNGHNPAESDGYTNSFFFPGQFYDYRWPIQLAGYDTINTTADDPRASFPCSPGETLFVNDEAMTTQTCDANGRIQIRGDWRETMSTHWFHDHMLDFTAQNVYKGSAVMMNYYSALDRGNEAHNDGVNLRLPSGTALSWGNRDYDVNLLVADKAWDATGQLWFNIFNLDGFVGDRILTNWLYKPYFEVRARRYRFRILNGSVSRYFAIALVKQVQGSGGEFAGPSGSGVSYDRVGFHMVANDGNIMEHAVPFDGSMDLDGDGSTQDNNAILPTQGIAERYDIVVDFASQGIQPGDKLYFVNILEHQDGQEAGRKVSLSSILSGDYFDGGSGGGWGGGGSWGGGGSIPDPGFDPGIGRFLELRVVSYGGTDLSMDPHDFEPGLQKMIPLAIDRNDPQLQTALRREFEFRGFGSDEVPWTIATDGGQGLGMDPRRISAAPRLATGPTMAGFDGTGPNGDDELGTLEIWHIDGGFGWSHPVHVHFEEGVILQRDGRTPPEWEMWARKDVYRIGPEDDSGRDVTMAIRFREFAGTYMEHCHNTQHEDHAMLLRWDIEHPGQIKLMPAPIPTWDGVEYVDSAALPTFRTGCDGSGGSWGDDCDGGGGWGGGW